Part of the Treponema sp. J25 genome is shown below.
GAACAAGTTCAAGCCTTCCTTCTCGAACTGCTTTTTCTTCGAGTAACGCATAATACGAAGGGAGCCCGGGAATGGGATAATCTATGAAGGGACTTGCCTGGATGCCACTCTGGATTATCACCGCGGAAAGGATATCCCTGGTAGTAGTAATGGGAGTGGTGGATCGGTATAAAACACAGGGTGTACCCAGTTGCTCTGGCGTAAAAGAAATGACCACCCGGTCTTCCTGAACCGTTGTTTCTATTCGTTGTACAGAGGATGCTGAAGCCCCTGCTCCAGATTCTTCACCCCCTATCGGATAACTGAGAAGGGCAAACCCCACAATTACAAAACCCAGACCCTTTTTCATAATCCTAAGTATGATGGGAAATCGAAAAATCGTCCAGAGTTCAAGTAGAGTTCTAAGGGTCAATATTTTAGTTCTTCTAGTTTTTTTTCGATGTTACAGAACACATTTACCAGGACAGGGTCAAACTGGCTTCCCCCTGAGTGGACGATTTCTTCCACCGCTTCCCGATGACTTTTGGGGATGTTGTAGGGACGGTCCGAACGCATCGCGTCGTAGGCATCTGCGATGGCCACGATCCGGGCGGGGAGGGGAATCTGCTTCCCCTTAAGGCCTTTGGGATATCCTGAGCCATCCCAGCGCTCATGATGGTACAGGCAAATACTATAGGGAATTTCCAGAAAGGGAATATACTGGCTATATGCCGGGTCTGCCTGGAAAAGGTTAATAATCTTTTTGATGTAGGCCGCACCGGCGATGGTATGGTGTTTTATCTGTTCAAATTCATCCGTTTCCAGGGGATGTTTTTTGGCTATCAATTCCTGGGGTACCCCTACTTTCCCTATGTCGTGGAGCACCGAGGTATAGGCAATATCCTTTAAGTATTGCTCTATGGCATAGGGTGCAGACTTGAGTAGGTTCAGCCGCTGGATTTCTTCTGTGAGATAGGAGGTGATAAGCTGGATCCGCTGGAGGTGGCTTGCGGTTTCCCGACTATGTTCTTCCATAAGGGAACAGACCAGGGAGATGAGCATGATTTTTTGGGCTTCGATATTCTTTTTTGCCTTCTGGAGTTCCACGTTTGCCACCGAAAGAGATTCGATGACGGCGTCGGTCTTCTGGTAGTACAGTAATTCGATTTCGGCGCTGATATCCCGGATGGAAAGGTAGTATATAAAAATTTTTTGATTCTGATTGTATACCCGTTTCCCGGAAATCCCGAGGTGCACAAAGGGATGGAGTTTTTGGTTGAGGAGCCCTTCCAGTAAAAAGGGCATGTGGAATTCGGGGATAGCCACTTCTCCCAGTTCCCGGCAATCCCGGGGAAGAAATTTTTCGAACATGATATCAATGTAAAAGGATGAGGCAAACTCGTTTCTGCTCATGCTAAGTTCTTTAAGGAGCTCTTCGTTTACATGGAGAATCCGGCGGCGATGATCGAGAATAAGGGGGTACTTTTCTTTTATGGCCTGTTCTAAGAGCAATTTACTGGTAATGGTGGCCCGTTTTAATTTTTTGTTGTGGTATTGCTTTAGTTTAAGATAGTTAATGTACAGTCTATGATAGAGATACTTGAGTTTTTTGATAATCCCCTGGGCTTTTTTATATCGAGCGACAAGTCGCTCATAACTGGTCTGGGCATAGGTCTGCTGTACCATAAATAGTCCTTTTTTTCTTTAATTGATGTTCATACTATAAAGTGGTGAAAAGCGTCCTTGCAAGGGGTAAAAGAAAAAAAGATAGGGAAAACCAAAGACTTTTTTGTAGAGCTAGTCGTAGAGTAAAAGATCAGGCTGAGAGAAGCCGGTATAGTTGAAAAGTTTTTTATTCGCCGGTGTTATTTGTCTGTTTGGTGATTTCCCAAGGGGACTCCAGGCAGGAAACGTTTCTTGAAGACTTCAGGAGAGGGAAAAACTGCCTTGCCCTCTTGCTCAGAGCTCCTTGATAGGATATACAAAAGGGAGAAAAAGGACGTTGTTCAGGGAGGTTTTTCATGCGATCCAACTTTGACCCCCGGCTCCTGGCCGACTTTGCCCGATATTATGGTTTCCACTATGGCGTATGTGATCCCGTAGCGCTGGTAAAAGATCTCATCATAGAAATGGAACGGGGCCTCAGGGGAGAGCCTTCTACACTCCCCATGTTGCCCTCCTATCTTTACCCGGTTTCCTCGGTTCCTCCAGGAAAGACGGTTATTGCCCTTGACGCGGGGGGAACGAATCTTCGTTCTGCCCTGGTTCGTTTTAATGAACAGGGGAAAGCGATAGCGGAAAATACGATTAAAACCCATATGCCGGGAACGAAGGGACAGCTTTCTGCCCGGGCTTTTTTTGATGAAATTGCGGCGGTTACGGCGCCGTTACTCAAGGAACATCCTGATGTGGCGGGGATAGGTTTTTGTTTTTCCTACCCCATGGAAATGACCAAGGATGCGGACGGCATCCTTTTAGGGTTCAGCAAGGAGGTTGATGCCCCCGAAGTTATCGGCAAGGCCATTGGGGCAGGTTTGAGGGATGCCCTGGCACGGCAGGGCGTTTCGGCACCAGAACGAATTGTGCTTCTCAACGATACGGTGGCGACCCTGCTTTCGGGGCTGGCTGAAATTCCCGCCGATGGTGGGCAACGCAAAGGTCCCGATGTGTATGCCGTGGAAGCGGGGCCGGTGATAGGGTTTATCCTGGGCACCGGGATGAATGTGGCCTACCCTGAAACCCATATCCCGAAGATTGGCTTTGAGGATCCCCAGAATCCCCAGATTGTGGTGTGCGAAATGGGGAGTTTCCGGACCCGCTATACGGGACGGCTGGATGAAGAATTTGATGCCACCACCAAGAATCCCGGAAAATACACCTTCGAAAAAACCATGGCCGGGGCCTACCTGGGTCCCCTCACGTTATATATGTTGAAAAAGGCGGTCCAGGATGGAGTCTTAGTGTTCCGAAGATCCCAGGAACTTCTTGCGATGGAAACCCTGCAGACCAAGGACCTGAATGCCTTCATGCATAACCCCCTTACCGGCGAAGGTCCCATCGGCTCCCTCTTTGATCGGGATGAACGGGATGCCCTGGCGACCCTTGTCTTCCTAACGTCTATTATCACCGAGCGGGCGGCCCTCTTTGCGGCCGCCACGGTGGCTGCGGCGGTAGAAAAAATCAAGGCCGGCTATGATCCCTTTGTGCCGGTGCGGATCGCCGTAGAAGGCACAACCTACATGATTTATAAGGGGATGCGACCAGCCCTGGAATCCTACTTACATACGATGCTTGCCAATAAGGCTCCCCGCTCGGTGGTGATTTCCCCGGTGGAGCAGGCATCCCTTTTTGGAGCCGCCGTGGCGGCCCTTTCAAAATAGAAGCGCCAACCCACGGAAGGAAGGTTAATCTTCTTTTCGTGGGGGTTCCTCTGGGGGAATCTGGAGGCTTTCCAGGGATAGCTTTTTAAGCAGGTGGAGCTCGGGCCGATATTCAAAGTGCATCTGGTCATACAGGTCCCACTTGCCACCCCAGATAAAGCCTTCCTGTTCAAACAACTGAATTATTTCGGCCGGCGGGGCCCAGCGTTCACTCTGGGGAACCAGCATCCAATCAGGGTTTTTTTCCTGTTCCCAGCCCCAGTATATTACCTTACCTCCCAGCCGTTTGGGTTGTATGTCGATGGCAAGTCCCCAGCTATGAAAGCTCATCCGCTGGGTCCCCCGGATTTCTCTCCAGTTGTATCCCCCGATAGTTCCGACGGTAGAGAGAAAGGTAGCCACCTTTTGATTTGTTTTTGCCAGGGAACGGGTCTTTGTATCAATCCGTCGCAGGGCCGCCGCAATTCGCCGATGCACAGAAACTTTTTTTCCAAAAAACTGGATCGCTACAATCTGGGCTTCCACTTCTCCCCGGGAACGGCCCTCATACAAAAGGCTGCGAAAAAGGGGATGATGGTCCGGGCCGTTTTTTCTTTGTTCCGCATCTCCCAGGAGTCGAAGCTGTTCTATTCGTTCGGGGGTGTATTGCCGTGGATCGGGGGGGCTTTCCGGATAGGTGTAGAATACGTAGGGGAGGTACTTTTGCCATTCGCTCCGCTCTTCTGCGGGAAGTATCCTTCCCTGGGCCCAGAAAAGGGTAGTTTCTGCCACCGTGATAGTCCAGTCTCCCTCTTGCCAGGAAACATCCCGCACCCGATCGGGGAAGGCCTGCTCATAGGCTTTAAGAACCTCCCGGGGCCCAAAAAGGCGTTGGTATGCCGGGAGGGCCCCAAGCCCTATAAGAACTATCCCAAGAAAAACGCCGACCCCCATCAGAGTATACAATCTTTTCTGAATCATCTACCAATCCTGCGCAAAAATAGAGTATATTGATACTATGAACGATGAAGCCCCGCGGGATCCGGTGCTGAGCCTGCTGGATGCTCAAAACCTGATGGCCCGCTATGAATATGATAAAGCCATTACCATCCTTCAGGACCTCGTTGCAGAGGACCCCCGGGACAGTACGGTCCTTACAGCCCTCGGTATAGCCTATACCGAAGCCGGACAAAATGAAAAGGCCGTAAAGGCCCTCCAGTGGGCCCTTTCCCTGGATAACACTATTCCCGAAGCTCACGAGGCTCTGGGATGTGCCCTGTATCGCCTGGACCGGTATGGGGAAGCAGAAAAGGCCCTCCGTACGGCAGCCCTGCTGAGACCCGACGATGGGAGCATCCTGCGCAATCTGGGGGTGGTGGTGTCCCGCCTGGGGAATCTGGAAGAGGGGGAAGCCCTTATCGAAGAGGCCTATGCCCTGAACCATTGGGATTATCATGCCATGTACGCCCTGGTCTCGGTGCGACTGCGCCAGGGAGACCTGGAAGGGGCCCTGGAACTGCTCGAACGCCTGGCGAATGAGGACGCTCCCATCCAGCTAAAAATGCTTGCCATTGACCATATCCAGAACATAAAACGCTACATTCGCCCTTAAGTCCCCGGTTCTTCCCATACAAGGGCATGGTAATAGTGAAAGTTTCCCCCTTCCTCTCCATCTACCGAAAGAGAACCCAGGACCCTCATGGTAAGGGAAGAAAAAAAGGATAATCGCAGACAGGCTAGCAGCGCCGGCAGGCCGCAAATCTCCAGGGGGATAGAACGGACAACCGTGAGGAGGGCCTCTTCGTTATGGTTTTCCAGGGCGGCAAAGAGGGGGGCGAAGGAACCTTCCTTCAGTTCTTTCTGGGAGCTCGAAAAATTGCAGGAGATAATGATAAGCACTTCCCCATTTGTCCCTGCCATGACGAGTTCCAGGGCCCGCTGTAAAGCCAGAATACTTTTCCAGTGGGGAATTTTCCCCGTTAAAACCGGGACTATGGGGGTGTCGGGAAAATAATAGGCAATAAAGGGAAGGAGCGGTTCTAAGGAATATTCAGAAAGATGGAGAATATCGTTGGTGGTTACCAGGGTACTGGTCGACGCAAATTCTTCTATCCCGTCGGTATCGACCCTTACGGGACCAAGGGGGGTGGTGAAGATATCTGACTCACTGACAAAAATGCCTTCTTCCCTCGAGTCATGGGAAGGCCCGATGAGAATGATGTGTTGATAGGGCGTAGACCGGGTGTACAAGAAAGCCCGGGAAAGGAGGGGTCCCACGAGGTCCCAGGCCGCATGGGGAAGGACCATAAGATGGACCTTCCCTGAGGGAAGCTTCTCTTGTCCGGCAACTGGGGTTTGAAGAGGAAGGGAATGTACCAGGAGGGACGACTGTTCTTGTTCGTAGCCCTGGATTTGGCGCCGGGCTATGTCCTCATCCTGGGGGTACCAAAAATCGGCGAGCAGCATGTCCCGAATTTTTACCGCTGAGGCTTTTGCCATGGTTCAACTGTAGTCCCGGAACCTCCTTTTTGCAAGGCCCTTTGAAATATGCATTTGTAATGACTAGATAAAAACTGTTAAATAGGTATAATTAATTTTATGAGTATCCGGCTTAAAATATTGAGTGTGGTGCTCCCCCTCCTTGTAACGTCGGTGGTGCTCGTCGGAGGAGCTTCCTATTTTCTTGCGGTCTCTTCGGTAACGGCGGTGGCCTTTGATTTTCTCAGTTTTAAGGCCGAAGAAGTAGAACAGTATGCGGAAAGTCAGTGGAAGCTCCTGGTGGAAAATGGCAAGGTAGGGGAGCCGGAGATGGAAGCGGCCGCCCAGGCGGCGGTGGTTTCCTTTGCTCGAAGCGTCCTCCGCAGCGATACGGAGGCCATCTGTGCCTTCGACAGGGAGGGAAACCTTGCCATGGTGGTGGGACCCCTTTCGTTTAAGCCGGAAGAGCAACGCCTGTTGCAGGACTATGGGGCCCAGCAAAAACGGGGGCTTGTAAATTTCCTGGCCCAGGATATTAACCGGGTAGCGGTGACCTTTCCTTTTGTTCCCTTTGGGTGGCAGGTCTTTGTATCCGAACAGGAAAGCACCTTTTACGGCCAGGCCCGCCGGATAGGGCAGTTTTCTGTATATATCTTGGTGGGAGCCCTGGTTGTGGCCAGCGCCCTGTTGTTACTCTTTGCCCGCTTCCTTACCCGTCCGATCAGGATAGTGACGGATACCATGCAGTCGATTATTGAAACGAACAATCTTTCGGAGCGGGTTCCGGTCCTCTATCGTGATGAGATTGGTCGGCTGTCTTACACCTTTAATGTGATGCTCCAGGAACTGGAACAGGCCTATACGCAGATAAAAAAATATGCCTTCGAAGCCGTGGTCGCACAGAAACGGGAAACAAAAATTCGCAACATTTTCCAGCTCTACGTTCCCAAGGATGTCATCGACGAAGTCTTCATGAACCCCGAAAAGATGCTCGTGGGGGATAACCGGGACGTGGCGATCCTTTTCTCGGATATTCGGAGTTTTACCACCATTTCGGAGAAAATGGCCCCCGATGAACTAGTGAATTCCTTAAACCGCTATTTTTCAATAATGGTGGATGTCATCATGGGAAAAAATGGGGTGGTGGATAAGTACATCGGGGATGCGATTATGGCGGTGTTCGGTGCCCCCGTAAAACATGGCAATGATGCCCTGGATTCGGTCCTTGCGGGCCTTGGTATGATCGACGCCCTTTCTATTTTTAACGCGGAACAGAAAAAATTAGGGGGCCCCGAGTTCCAGATTGGCGTGGGAATTAACTATGGCATTGTAACGGTGGGAAACATTGGCTGTGAAAAAAAGATGAACTATACCGTCATTGGGGATACGGTAAACCTGGCAAGCCGCCTTGAGGGGCTTACCAAGAAGTATCACCAGCCGATTCTCTTTTCCCAGTCGGTCTATGAACAGGTGAAGGACCAGGTCCTCTGTAGAACCGTGGACAAGGTGGCTGTAAAGGGAAAGACCATTGGGGTGCCCATTTATACCAGCCGCACCCGCATAACTGAAAAAGAAACCGAAGGGTGGTATATTCATGAGCAGGCCCTGGGACTCTACTATGAACGGGATTTCTCGGGCGCCCGGGGACTCTTTGAGCGGGTCCTGAGCCTTATTCCGGAGGATCCCCTGGCAAAGGAATACATCCAGCGCTGTGGGGTCTATGAGAAGAGCCCACCACCCCCAGAATGGGATGGGGTTGAGGTGATGACCGAAAAATGAGAAGCCGTATGCGGGTACCGAAATCCCTCAGAACACCCCTGGTGGCAGGAATGGTCTGGTTCCTTCTGGTTTTTAATGGGAAGCCAGCCCTGGGGGAAGAACATCCTGAAGAAACTGAAAAGCTCCGATATACCTCCTGGGGAATCCTGTACGGATGGACCAATTCTGGGGAAGAGGCGAAGGACCGCGCGAAAGATGCAATCGACGAATATACCTCGATGCTCCTTTCTTCTCTAAAATATGCTCTTCGGCAGGAGGGCTTTGAAATTTCCTTCCAGGAAGAACTAAAGGGTTCTCGGGCCGCTGCTGGCCCGGTCTTATCAGAAGAAGGGGGACTCTCCTCTGTGCTCTATGGGTTTGAAAGGGCCCAGGAAACAAAGAGTCGCTGGCTTGTGGTGGTCCGGACCTACCGGGAAAGAACCCGTTTTAGCTGGTACATGGGTATCTACGATGGGCTTTCGCAGAGTCTTGTCGTTTCGGACAGTTCCTTCCTTTTCCCGGGCCTCTCGGCCTTACCACAGTTGGATGAAACAGTGGGGCGTATCCTGGCCAGCTGGAAGGAAAAACAAAAAGAGCCGATAAAGCCGATAGAGGTAGTGGAACATCGTCAGCTTTTTAAGGGAACCCAGCAGGGCATTTCGGTATTTTTTGGGGACTCTGCCCAGGGTGTGGCGGTGGGAACTCTGGAGGGGGGGGATGGTGCTCGCCCCCTATGTTCCCTTTGAGGCAGAAAAACCCGTGCCCATTACCCTTGAAAAAGAGGGCTACTGGCCCAAAGAACTGGTACTCCCCAGGGGAATTACGAGAGAGCCCTTTCTTCTTCCGGAGTTACACAAAAAAACAACCCAGGCCTGGTGGGCTTCTGTCACCCTTACCCGTCTTATGGGGGCAGAACTGGGGATGCGCTGGTATCCTTTCCCGGACCGCTTTTTCCTTTCCCTTTCGGATGCCCTCTGGATGAATCATACCTTTCAAGAGGGATCCTATCCGGTGTTCCATACGGAAGTCCGGGGCGAACTGGGGGTATACCTGCAACGAAGGGTGGACGACCCCTTCCGGATTGCTCTGGGCATGGCCCTGGGGGGTATCTACACCTGGGTGCCTGGCCTGGCAGGCGAAATAGGCCGCCTGGACCTGGTGACGGATATCCTCTGGGTGGGCTTTGAGTACCATTTCCCTACCTGGGCGGTGTTCATTAAGAATCGCTTCCCCTTTGCCTGGGGAACGGGGTACCTGGACCGGGCCTGGATGGAAATCCCTAACATGGGGCCCCAATTCTGGACCCTGGGGGTGCTGATAAAATGAAGATGAAGCAGTATCGCTGGCCCCTGGCCGGCCAGTCCTCCCTCTTGCTTGTCCTTTTTGCGTTTACCCTTTCCTGTGAACTCCTTAAACTGGATGTGTTCCCTTCCTACCTGGGGAATAGCCAGGGCCTGGTCCAGCTTGATTCCTACCTGCAGGCCGCGGGGGCCGACCCTTCCCTGGGAGATCTGGGGTTCATGGTCTTTCTGGATGGCGCCTACCAGGGGACTTCCTATCGGTACCTCGGCCTAGTCTGGCATCAGGTTTCGGCGGGACCCCTGCTCCTCTTTTTTGATGGGGATACCCTGGCCTTCCGGAAGAGCCTGGCGAACCTGCCCGCCGGGGCCTACCTGGGGATTACCGCCGATGGCCGCCTTATCAGCGGAGGGCCCATTTCTGAGACTTCTCCTTACATCTTGATAGATCCCCGTTCTCTCCAAGAAGATCCATTGAGTAATTCCTTCTCTTCTGGTTCTTCCTTTTCCCGGGCCTGGGTGGTGGTGGCCCCCGATTCGGGAACTCCCAAAATCTACCTGGTGAGTTCGAATACTAATACTCTCTGGTATTGCGACTTTAGTGATGTGGATACTAAGACTTTAGGCTCCGTCTCCGCGGCCTTTTATCTTGTGGACCTCCTCAAGGTGGGCGATACCCTCTGGTTTCTTATCAAAAATGAAACGGATAAGACGGTAAGCCCCTATGGGGTTTCCAATTTTTCTTCGTTTGGTTTTCAGTCGGCCTATGGCTCACCAACGGCGCCGCTTCCCCGCATTCCCCTGGGGAACGATGGTCGCGCCTGGATAAGCCCCGGTGGAGTGATTACGGTGCAGCACGATGATGGGGTGCGGCTCTCCCGCTATTCCTTAGACGAAGGTTCCAAGCTCGATGAGTTTGCTATGCCTAA
Proteins encoded:
- a CDS encoding HD domain-containing phosphohydrolase, yielding MVQQTYAQTSYERLVARYKKAQGIIKKLKYLYHRLYINYLKLKQYHNKKLKRATITSKLLLEQAIKEKYPLILDHRRRILHVNEELLKELSMSRNEFASSFYIDIMFEKFLPRDCRELGEVAIPEFHMPFLLEGLLNQKLHPFVHLGISGKRVYNQNQKIFIYYLSIRDISAEIELLYYQKTDAVIESLSVANVELQKAKKNIEAQKIMLISLVCSLMEEHSRETASHLQRIQLITSYLTEEIQRLNLLKSAPYAIEQYLKDIAYTSVLHDIGKVGVPQELIAKKHPLETDEFEQIKHHTIAGAAYIKKIINLFQADPAYSQYIPFLEIPYSICLYHHERWDGSGYPKGLKGKQIPLPARIVAIADAYDAMRSDRPYNIPKSHREAVEEIVHSGGSQFDPVLVNVFCNIEKKLEELKY
- a CDS encoding hexokinase — protein: MRSNFDPRLLADFARYYGFHYGVCDPVALVKDLIIEMERGLRGEPSTLPMLPSYLYPVSSVPPGKTVIALDAGGTNLRSALVRFNEQGKAIAENTIKTHMPGTKGQLSARAFFDEIAAVTAPLLKEHPDVAGIGFCFSYPMEMTKDADGILLGFSKEVDAPEVIGKAIGAGLRDALARQGVSAPERIVLLNDTVATLLSGLAEIPADGGQRKGPDVYAVEAGPVIGFILGTGMNVAYPETHIPKIGFEDPQNPQIVVCEMGSFRTRYTGRLDEEFDATTKNPGKYTFEKTMAGAYLGPLTLYMLKKAVQDGVLVFRRSQELLAMETLQTKDLNAFMHNPLTGEGPIGSLFDRDERDALATLVFLTSIITERAALFAAATVAAAVEKIKAGYDPFVPVRIAVEGTTYMIYKGMRPALESYLHTMLANKAPRSVVISPVEQASLFGAAVAALSK
- a CDS encoding M15 family metallopeptidase, translating into MIQKRLYTLMGVGVFLGIVLIGLGALPAYQRLFGPREVLKAYEQAFPDRVRDVSWQEGDWTITVAETTLFWAQGRILPAEERSEWQKYLPYVFYTYPESPPDPRQYTPERIEQLRLLGDAEQRKNGPDHHPLFRSLLYEGRSRGEVEAQIVAIQFFGKKVSVHRRIAAALRRIDTKTRSLAKTNQKVATFLSTVGTIGGYNWREIRGTQRMSFHSWGLAIDIQPKRLGGKVIYWGWEQEKNPDWMLVPQSERWAPPAEIIQLFEQEGFIWGGKWDLYDQMHFEYRPELHLLKKLSLESLQIPPEEPPRKED
- a CDS encoding tetratricopeptide repeat protein; this translates as MNDEAPRDPVLSLLDAQNLMARYEYDKAITILQDLVAEDPRDSTVLTALGIAYTEAGQNEKAVKALQWALSLDNTIPEAHEALGCALYRLDRYGEAEKALRTAALLRPDDGSILRNLGVVVSRLGNLEEGEALIEEAYALNHWDYHAMYALVSVRLRQGDLEGALELLERLANEDAPIQLKMLAIDHIQNIKRYIRP
- the amrB gene encoding AmmeMemoRadiSam system protein B, whose amino-acid sequence is MAKASAVKIRDMLLADFWYPQDEDIARRQIQGYEQEQSSLLVHSLPLQTPVAGQEKLPSGKVHLMVLPHAAWDLVGPLLSRAFLYTRSTPYQHIILIGPSHDSREEGIFVSESDIFTTPLGPVRVDTDGIEEFASTSTLVTTNDILHLSEYSLEPLLPFIAYYFPDTPIVPVLTGKIPHWKSILALQRALELVMAGTNGEVLIIISCNFSSSQKELKEGSFAPLFAALENHNEEALLTVVRSIPLEICGLPALLACLRLSFFSSLTMRVLGSLSVDGEEGGNFHYYHALVWEEPGT
- a CDS encoding adenylate/guanylate cyclase domain-containing protein produces the protein MSIRLKILSVVLPLLVTSVVLVGGASYFLAVSSVTAVAFDFLSFKAEEVEQYAESQWKLLVENGKVGEPEMEAAAQAAVVSFARSVLRSDTEAICAFDREGNLAMVVGPLSFKPEEQRLLQDYGAQQKRGLVNFLAQDINRVAVTFPFVPFGWQVFVSEQESTFYGQARRIGQFSVYILVGALVVASALLLLFARFLTRPIRIVTDTMQSIIETNNLSERVPVLYRDEIGRLSYTFNVMLQELEQAYTQIKKYAFEAVVAQKRETKIRNIFQLYVPKDVIDEVFMNPEKMLVGDNRDVAILFSDIRSFTTISEKMAPDELVNSLNRYFSIMVDVIMGKNGVVDKYIGDAIMAVFGAPVKHGNDALDSVLAGLGMIDALSIFNAEQKKLGGPEFQIGVGINYGIVTVGNIGCEKKMNYTVIGDTVNLASRLEGLTKKYHQPILFSQSVYEQVKDQVLCRTVDKVAVKGKTIGVPIYTSRTRITEKETEGWYIHEQALGLYYERDFSGARGLFERVLSLIPEDPLAKEYIQRCGVYEKSPPPPEWDGVEVMTEK